The window CGGGTAGTAGAAGACAAAAGTTTGGATAATGAGAACCAAATCAGAGTGGTAACGAGAGTTCACAATTACCTAGCGTATAGTTTATGAACAGAGTAAAGGAAGGCACTTCAAAGCTCCAATCATAAACTGATGTCCAAGAAGGGGAACTGTTGATTGCCCCggtttgatcagtacacattgtgtATGTGTGCTGAGATGCTGTATTGTGTACTTCTCTTACACTGATTGACCATTAAGTATTGTCATTTGTGAAGCacttgttcaagtcttttgctgACTTTTTAATGGGGTTCTCTGACTTTGACTTATTTACTTACAGGCCATTTAAGAGCTATGATGCCAATTCTTTGTCAGGTGTATGATTTACAGAGATTTCTAACACTCTGTTGCTTGCTTTTGCACTTTCTCATTCTTTTGatgaataaatgttatttatatcTTCTTATCAACTTTACTTTCATGGctaacactatttatttatttatttttggacagtcagagttagacagtgagagagagaaagacagaaaggtcttccttccgttggttcaccccccaaatggctgctatggccggcgcgctgcaccgatctgaagtcaggagccaggtgcttctcctggtctcccttacgggtgcagggcccaagcacttgggccatcctccactgccttcccgggccacagcagagagctggactggaagaggagcaaccgggacagaatccggcgccacaaccgggactagaagcccgggtgccggcgctgcaggcagaggattagcctagtgagccgcagtgccggcctggcTAACActttttataatcttttaatcaaatgttttcttaaagGCATGTTCCCATGTTTTTCTCTAAAGCTTTATGGCTGTTCATTCCTCATTTAGATTCACAATCCATCTggagtgttttatatatattgtaAAGTAGGGGAAAGACCTGTTTCATCCAGATGGAGAACAATTGACCCagctctgtaagaaaaataatccTTAACCCACAATCAGTgtcaaaaatatatgaaacaagctataaagagaaagacaaatatgagTATTTCAATAACCTTACTCTCAAAAATTGATAGAATAAGTAGAAAATCAGAAAGGATATTAGAGGGCTTGAACAATACTATCAACATACTTGACACAATTAACATTTAGAGAATATTTCACCCAATTATGGCAgaatacagatttctttttaagagCAGGCAGAACATTTACCATTATAAACTGTGTTTTGTGCCATAAAATAAGTtccaataaatttgaaaatattcaaatcatAGTTAAAAATGCTCTCTGATTATaatggaataaaattagaaatcaatgaaagatacatggaaaaatatgatatttgaaaATAGCATACTTCTTAAGTAACTGATAGGTTGAGAAAAGGAATTTAATGGAAACTTTAAAGATATTTCACACACACTGGACaactgttgtggtacagtgggttaagctgctgattaggacacccacattccgtatcagggactgctaatgcacctgggaagcagtggatgatggtccaagtgctgtaattcctgccagccatgtgggagaccgggatggagttcctggtcctggcttcagcttggcctggccaTGGCTAATGCAAGCCTCTGAGTAGTGAATTAGTGAGTGGAAGAtaattctctctgtcactctttctctttctctctctctctcattctgcctttcacatgaataaacaatctttttaacCCTTTCTGCATACATAGTAGTTGTCAAACACTCATCCAACTAGGAAAAACTGCCGTATCTTGATAGAACTAATCTGATTTCTTCTCAGCAAAACTCGACTCTGTAGTGAGGAAAATCaacaatttttctttaagattctcAGAAAAGTATAGTCAATAAAAGAAGATAGCAGTATTTTTACTTAATCGTAATCTTCAgatgtaaatctttttaaacacttTAAATTGGAGTGATGGAAAGGTGACACTTTCGTTCTTGCTTAATCTTTGTCAGTGGCCGAGAAGACGACCGTGAGCAGGAATCATATGTTGGTTCTCTTCTTTTAGCCTAGGAAGGTCGCCAAGATAAAGCCTCGCCCACCCATGGCTCCACGGCCTTCTAGCGGTCCCACAGCAGCTGCGCGGCACAGGTTGTTAAGGGTCCTGCCCCACATCGGGCAGTCGTGTCTGCCTTCTGGGAACGCGAATCTGCCCGAAGCATCCAGGGCGACACCTGCAAGCGTGGGCCGGCAGGCCCCTGGTGAACTTCCTAAGGCAGAGGAGAACTGGGAGAGCAACCCTGCACCGGCTGCTCCCAGCGGGCACGCCCGGCCACCGCCTCAGCTACCCCACTGCGAATTCGGAAAGGACAGAGAGCTCCATCTAGGATCAGCCCTGCTGAGGCACGCAAAGCACTCCGCGGGCAACAGCGAGGATGACGCCGGCTCGTTTCCAGCTTCCAGAGAGTGGGCGCCGGAGGACGCGCCGCTGCCCCCGCCCGAGGCGGATCCCTTTGCCGAAGAGCAGAACCGAGGCGCGGAGTTCCCGCTCGCCCACGCCGACCAAGGGGCGAAAGCCGCGGGAGTCCTTAGCCCGCGCGAGCCGAGCGCGCCCAGGAGCCGGCTGCTGTCGCCGCTGCGCGGGCCTGCGCCCGCGTCTCTGCACAACGCGCTGCTGAAGCCCCAGAGGCAGCCCGCGAGCCTGCGGTCCTCGTCCTCCGCCTCCCAGAGCGCGCTGCGCTCGCTGGACACCCGGAACGCCGCGGACCCCGCGTTCTCTAGGACTACTCGCTTACGCGCCGTCAAAGTCGATTCGCCTGGGAAGCGATCGGACGTTATTTCCAAAGTCAAGGCTCGGGATATTACGGAAATGGCGAACAAGGCTTCCAAGGAGCCGGTCGGCAGCGTCAACAACcttggcttcctggcttccttgGCCCGCAGCGCCAGCAGGGAGAGTTTGCCGGGCgcgggtggggtgggcaggctcCGGACCTCCGCGATggggctgcctgcagccctgccgcATTTTCAAGAGGAAAGCCTTAGGAAGAGCTCCCCGCAGCTGGAGCCCACCGAGTTTTTTCTAGTAAGTACGTTTCTTTGAGCATTCTCCGTTAGCTAGCCTTGTAGTCATTCAACGCAGGCAAGGTCTGTTTGCCTTTGCTTACGTAAAAAGGCACCCActcacccccccccgcccccgcagcgaTTTTCTCTAAAAATCTGGCTTGTAGAAAAACCTTCCTGATGATTGGATTTTcatgtttagttatttgaaagggagagagagacgagaAACTGacatcttccttctactggttcactcttcaaatgcccacaaccactggGACTCAGACAAGGTCTctcactgggccaggccgaagcccaaACTTGGGAACTCAGACAAGGTGGGCGGCAGGGCACCGAGGgcttgaccatcacctgctgcctcggaGGGTGTGGCCTAACAGGGATCTAGAACCAGgggaggagcctggactcaaacccaggcacactggcttGTAATGCAAGCATGCCGACTTgaggctttaaccactatgccgaACACCTGCCCTGAtgattgaatttttaaagatttatttacttaattatttgaaagtcaagagtaacagagaggcagacgcagagagaggtcttccatccactggttcactccccaaatggcgtaatggctggagctgctccagtctgaagccaggagccaggagcttcttccggttctcccacatgggtacagaggcccaagctcttgggccatcttctgctgctttgccaggccatagcagagagctggatctgaagaggagcagctgggatttgaaccagagcccatatgaatgccagcgctgcaggtggtggctttacccgccacaccacagtccTGCCCTCATATATCTCTAAatgctagattttttttattaatgttttgcCCAAGTAAGAAATCTTATG of the Oryctolagus cuniculus chromosome 15, mOryCun1.1, whole genome shotgun sequence genome contains:
- the ZFAND4 gene encoding AN1-type zinc finger protein 4 isoform X8; amino-acid sequence: MRGGPINTRRVPMEDPLWERAAYTDSNGDEVWEKTCNKQVTFLVYQEGDQLNFFRVVDRGDGTLTPLSESLSSGSAYNLYTDEDDEAEPSPSGQQIIENSITMNKMKLLKAKMENMTLSKQPRKVAKIKPRPPMAPRPSSGPTAAARHRLLRVLPHIGQSCLPSGNANLPEASRATPASVGRQAPGELPKAEENWESNPAPAAPSGHARPPPQLPHCEFGKDRELHLGSALLRHAKHSAGNSEDDAGSFPASREWAPEDAPLPPPEADPFAEEQNRGAEFPLAHADQGAKAAGVLSPREPSAPRSRLLSPLRGPAPASLHNALLKPQRQPASLRSSSSASQSALRSLDTRNAADPAFSRTTRLRAVKVDSPGKRSDVISKVKARDITEMANKASKEPVGSVNNLGFLASLARSASRESLPGAGGVGRLRTSAMGLPAALPHFQEESLRKSSPQLEPTEFFLSTRAIGMNGNHAAAGKRGGDCSHHLPPVKAPMQTKKKTTTHCFLCGKKTGLATSYECRCGNNFCASHRYAETHGCTYDYKSAGRRYLQEKNPVVNAPKLPKI
- the ZFAND4 gene encoding AN1-type zinc finger protein 4 isoform X7, with the translated sequence MAAAAAGAPHRTDGRIQDPVPMEDPLWERAAYTDSNGDEVWEKTCNKQVTFLVYQEGDQLNFFRVVDRGDGTLTPLSESLSSGSAYNLYTDEDDEAEPSPSGQQIIENSITMNKMKLLKAKMENMTLSKQPRKVAKIKPRPPMAPRPSSGPTAAARHRLLRVLPHIGQSCLPSGNANLPEASRATPASVGRQAPGELPKAEENWESNPAPAAPSGHARPPPQLPHCEFGKDRELHLGSALLRHAKHSAGNSEDDAGSFPASREWAPEDAPLPPPEADPFAEEQNRGAEFPLAHADQGAKAAGVLSPREPSAPRSRLLSPLRGPAPASLHNALLKPQRQPASLRSSSSASQSALRSLDTRNAADPAFSRTTRLRAVKVDSPGKRSDVISKVKARDITEMANKASKEPVGSVNNLGFLASLARSASRESLPGAGGVGRLRTSAMGLPAALPHFQEESLRKSSPQLEPTEFFLSTRAIGMNGNHAAAGKRGGDCSHHLPPVKAPMQTKKKTTTHCFLCGKKTGLATSYECRCGNNFCASHRYAETHGCTYDYKSAGRRYLQEKNPVVNAPKLPKI
- the ZFAND4 gene encoding AN1-type zinc finger protein 4 isoform X6; this translates as MFKADSARTGIQLSTTYSRGIRKLKVMDNKKEPPFFNEDSLGPFYCKLPFCDTMELFIETLTGTCFELRVSPCEAIISVKAKIQRLEVPMEDPLWERAAYTDSNGDEVWEKTCNKQVTFLVYQEGDQLNFFRVVDRGDGTLTPLSESLSSGSAYNLYTDEDDEAEPSPSGQQIIENSITMNKMKLLKAKMENMTLSKQPRKVAKIKPRPPMAPRPSSGPTAAARHRLLRVLPHIGQSCLPSGNANLPEASRATPASVGRQAPGELPKAEENWESNPAPAAPSGHARPPPQLPHCEFGKDRELHLGSALLRHAKHSAGNSEDDAGSFPASREWAPEDAPLPPPEADPFAEEQNRGAEFPLAHADQGAKAAGVLSPREPSAPRSRLLSPLRGPAPASLHNALLKPQRQPASLRSSSSASQSALRSLDTRNAADPAFSRTTRLRAVKVDSPGKRSDVISKVKARDITEMANKASKEPVGSVNNLGFLASLARSASRESLPGAGGVGRLRTSAMGLPAALPHFQEESLRKSSPQLEPTEFFLSTRAIGMNGNHAAAGKRGGDCSHHLPPVKAPMQTKKKTTTHCFLCGKKTGLATSYECRCGNNFCASHRYAETHGCTYDYKSAGRRYLQEKNPVVNAPKLPKI
- the ZFAND4 gene encoding AN1-type zinc finger protein 4 isoform X5, which translates into the protein MFKADSARTGIQLSTTYSRGIRKLKVMDNKKEPPFFNEDSLGPFYCKLPFCDTMELFIETLTGTCFELRVSPCEAIISVKAKIQRLEGTRLSLFLGCIPICQQHLIWNNLELEDDYCLNDYNISEGCTLKLVLAMRGGPINTRRVPMEDPLWERAAYTDSNGDEVWEKTCNKQVTFLVYQEGDQLNFFRVVDRGDGTLTPLSESLSSGSAYNLYTDEDDEAEPSPSGQQIIENSITMNKMKLLKAKMENMTLSKQPRKVAKIKPRPPMAPRPSSGPTAAARHRLLRVLPHIGQSCLPSGNANLPEASRATPASVGRQAPGELPKAEENWESNPAPAAPSGHARPPPQLPHCEFGKDRELHLGSALLRHAKHSAGNSEDDAGSFPASREWAPEDAPLPPPEADPFAEEQNRGAEFPLAHADQGAKAAGVLSPREPSAPRSRLLSPLRGPAPASLHNALLKPQRQPASLRSSSSASQSALRSLDTRNAADPAFSRTTRLRAVKVDSPGKRSDVISKVKARDITEMANKASKEPVGSVNNLGFLASLARSASRESLPGAGGVGRLRTSAMGLPAALPHFQEESLRKSSPQLEPTEFFLMFCVLIVVYPCYWNEWKSCSSREKRRRLLSPPPTCESPYANKEENNHALFSLWKENRIGY
- the ZFAND4 gene encoding AN1-type zinc finger protein 4 isoform X9, with product MRGGPINTRRVPMEDPLWERAAYTDSNGDEVWEKTCNKQVTFLVYQEGDQLNFFRVVDRGDGTLTPLSESLSGSAYNLYTDEDDEAEPSPSGQQIIENSITMNKMKLLKAKMENMTLSKQPRKVAKIKPRPPMAPRPSSGPTAAARHRLLRVLPHIGQSCLPSGNANLPEASRATPASVGRQAPGELPKAEENWESNPAPAAPSGHARPPPQLPHCEFGKDRELHLGSALLRHAKHSAGNSEDDAGSFPASREWAPEDAPLPPPEADPFAEEQNRGAEFPLAHADQGAKAAGVLSPREPSAPRSRLLSPLRGPAPASLHNALLKPQRQPASLRSSSSASQSALRSLDTRNAADPAFSRTTRLRAVKVDSPGKRSDVISKVKARDITEMANKASKEPVGSVNNLGFLASLARSASRESLPGAGGVGRLRTSAMGLPAALPHFQEESLRKSSPQLEPTEFFLSTRAIGMNGNHAAAGKRGGDCSHHLPPVKAPMQTKKKTTTHCFLCGKKTGLATSYECRCGNNFCASHRYAETHGCTYDYKSAGRRYLQEKNPVVNAPKLPKI